Proteins encoded by one window of Flavobacterium sp. N502540:
- a CDS encoding antibiotic biosynthesis monooxygenase family protein: MIAVIFEVIPNEGKKEEYLSIAASLRPELDKIEGFISIERFQSFSDPEKVLSLSFWKDEESVQQWRNLEMHRHAQARGRKEIFKDYHLRIAAVVRDYGMFDRNETPTDSSDFHAK; this comes from the coding sequence ATGATCGCTGTAATTTTCGAAGTAATTCCAAACGAAGGAAAAAAAGAAGAGTATTTGTCTATTGCCGCAAGTTTACGACCGGAATTAGACAAGATAGAAGGTTTTATATCAATCGAACGCTTTCAGAGTTTCAGTGATCCTGAGAAAGTTTTGTCGTTGTCATTTTGGAAAGACGAAGAAAGCGTTCAACAATGGAGAAATTTAGAAATGCATCGCCACGCGCAAGCCAGGGGACGTAAAGAAATTTTTAAAGATTATCACTTACGAATTGCCGCCGTAGTTCGGGATTACGGAATGTTTGACCGCAATGAAACCCCTACAGACAGTTCAGATTTTCATGCGAAGTAA
- a CDS encoding alpha/beta fold hydrolase, producing MGIKKGIRFITLKSVGSYINFLSYVRPQKATELSYALFSQPRIGRLKKEALPKVLRNTETETFHHNEHHFQTYIWKGNETKILLVHGWESNASRWKKTLPHLQKSGSTIIAIDAPAHGQSSGKEFNVPLYAEFINKAVEKYQPAIIIGHSIGGAACVYHQYLFPNTSINKMVILGAPSDLKTLIDNYISMLSLNTKMFSLLESKFMNRFNFKLEDFSGQRFASEFNVSGLIAHDTSDKIVAFEEGKKIASNWKNSQFIETKGLGHGMHDDELYQKVIDFLFAS from the coding sequence TTGGGAATTAAAAAAGGAATCCGTTTTATCACTTTAAAATCGGTTGGGTCTTATATTAACTTTTTGAGCTATGTTCGTCCGCAAAAAGCGACGGAACTTTCTTATGCGCTTTTTAGCCAACCCAGAATTGGAAGACTAAAGAAAGAAGCACTGCCTAAAGTATTGAGAAATACAGAAACAGAGACGTTTCATCATAATGAACATCATTTTCAAACCTATATCTGGAAAGGTAACGAAACCAAGATATTGCTTGTTCACGGTTGGGAAAGTAATGCTTCGCGTTGGAAAAAAACCTTACCGCACCTTCAAAAATCAGGCAGTACCATTATCGCGATTGATGCTCCGGCACACGGACAAAGCAGCGGTAAAGAATTTAACGTTCCTCTATATGCTGAATTTATCAATAAAGCGGTCGAAAAATACCAGCCTGCCATTATTATAGGTCATTCCATCGGTGGTGCAGCATGTGTCTATCATCAGTATTTGTTCCCTAACACCAGCATCAACAAAATGGTCATTCTGGGAGCACCCTCTGATCTAAAAACACTGATTGACAATTATATCTCAATGTTAAGCCTGAACACCAAAATGTTTTCGCTTTTGGAAAGTAAATTCATGAATCGTTTCAATTTTAAACTGGAGGACTTTTCAGGACAACGATTTGCCTCAGAGTTTAATGTTTCGGGGTTAATTGCACACGACACTTCAGACAAGATTGTTGCTTTTGAGGAGGGCAAAAAAATCGCCAGCAATTGGAAAAACAGTCAGTTTATTGAAACTAAAGGCTTGGGTCACGGAATGCATGATGATGAATTGTATCAAAAGGTTATTGATTTTTTGTTTGCTTCTTAA
- a CDS encoding zinc ribbon domain-containing protein has translation MANTKELSVEDKLRAIYDLQLIDSRIDEIRNVRGELPLEVEDLEDEVAGLSTRSEKLKGELEVIEEQIKGKKIAIDEHKEVIKKYTKQQESVRNNREFNSLTKEVEFQELEIQLAEKQIKEMKASIEHKKEVISNLKEKLDAKSSHLKHKKSELDAIMAETQKEEIFLTEKSAEFASQIEERLLAAYNRIRSSVRNGLAVVSIERGASAGSFFTIPPQTQVEIASRKKIITDEHSGRILVDSALAEEEKEKMEQLFSKI, from the coding sequence ATGGCGAATACGAAAGAATTAAGTGTTGAGGACAAGTTAAGAGCAATATACGATTTACAGCTTATTGACTCCCGAATTGACGAAATCAGAAACGTAAGAGGAGAACTTCCTTTAGAAGTAGAAGATTTAGAAGATGAAGTTGCTGGTTTAAGCACGCGTTCAGAGAAACTAAAAGGAGAACTTGAAGTGATTGAAGAGCAAATCAAAGGGAAGAAAATTGCCATTGATGAGCACAAAGAGGTGATCAAAAAATACACAAAACAACAAGAATCAGTTCGTAATAACAGAGAATTTAATTCTTTGACTAAAGAGGTTGAATTTCAGGAATTAGAAATTCAATTGGCTGAAAAGCAAATCAAAGAAATGAAAGCTTCTATCGAACATAAAAAAGAAGTTATTTCTAATTTAAAAGAAAAACTTGACGCAAAAAGTTCGCATTTAAAACATAAAAAATCTGAACTGGATGCGATTATGGCTGAAACTCAAAAAGAAGAAATCTTCTTAACTGAGAAATCAGCAGAGTTTGCTTCACAAATCGAAGAGCGTTTATTAGCTGCTTACAACAGAATCAGAAGCAGTGTTCGTAATGGTTTAGCGGTAGTATCTATCGAAAGAGGAGCTTCAGCAGGATCATTCTTTACAATTCCTCCACAAACTCAGGTGGAAATTGCTTCAAGAAAAAAAATCATCACTGATGAGCACTCTGGAAGAATTCTGGTTGACAGCGCATTAGCTGAAGAAGAAAAAGAAAAAATGGAACAATTGTTCTCTAAAATCTAA
- the rluF gene encoding 23S rRNA pseudouridine(2604) synthase RluF → MEENLKRLNKFIGETGYCSRREADKLIEEGRVTINGAVPEMGTKVSPDDEVRIDGKLIVEKNEKMVYLAFNKPVGIECTTNLEVRNNIVDYINYPKRIFPIGRLDKASEGLIFMTNDGDIVNKILRARNNHEKEYTVTVSKPITDRFIQRMGNGVPILDTVTRKCKVEQISKYTFKIILTQGLNRQIRRMCEYLGYDVTALKRIRIINISLDVPVGRYRDLTDAEIKELNHLIAPSSKTEEASLPKEEAPKRRTEFISKHDPRFKKRGDY, encoded by the coding sequence ATGGAAGAGAATTTAAAACGTCTGAATAAATTTATAGGAGAAACAGGATATTGTTCTCGTCGTGAAGCCGATAAACTTATTGAAGAAGGACGCGTAACAATAAATGGTGCTGTACCGGAAATGGGAACAAAAGTTTCTCCGGATGATGAAGTACGTATTGATGGAAAGCTGATTGTTGAGAAAAACGAAAAAATGGTTTATTTAGCATTCAACAAACCTGTTGGAATTGAATGTACAACCAATCTCGAGGTTCGAAATAATATTGTAGATTATATCAATTATCCTAAACGTATTTTCCCGATTGGACGTTTGGACAAAGCGAGTGAAGGACTGATTTTTATGACTAATGACGGTGATATTGTCAACAAAATTCTACGCGCACGAAACAATCACGAAAAAGAATATACCGTTACGGTTAGCAAACCTATTACAGATCGTTTTATACAGCGAATGGGAAATGGTGTTCCAATTTTGGACACGGTTACCCGAAAATGTAAAGTAGAACAAATTAGCAAATACACCTTCAAAATTATTCTGACACAAGGTCTAAACCGTCAGATTCGTAGAATGTGTGAATATTTAGGATACGACGTGACTGCTTTAAAACGCATCCGAATCATCAATATTTCACTCGATGTTCCGGTGGGCCGTTATCGTGATTTAACCGATGCTGAAATTAAAGAGCTGAATCATTTGATTGCACCGTCCAGTAAAACAGAGGAAGCCAGTCTCCCAAAAGAGGAAGCTCCAAAACGAAGAACCGAATTTATTTCGAAACACGATCCCCGATTTAAAAAAAGAGGAGACTATTAA
- the lpxK gene encoding tetraacyldisaccharide 4'-kinase — MNVLRKILFPFAILYGCVTAVRNFLFDKGILKSTSFDIPVIAVGNLSVGGTGKTPQIEYLIRLLSQKYKVATLSRGYKRKSEGYVLASESSNAEILGDEPFQFYQKFPNIQVAVDANRRNGITQLLSQKEKPEVILLDDAYQHRKVKAGFYILLSSYDDLYADDFMLPTGNLRESRSGADRANIVIITKCPKELSEEKQEEIRSKLKLRSSQQLYFTFINYDDFIYNEEEQLAVKDIKSESKLLLAGIAKPTPFFDYLKNEKDDCLTFPDHHHFSDVDVANILGKGNHRKIITTEKDYVRLKDSKLISQLYYLPIKSTFISNSKNFDATILEFVQKNLVI, encoded by the coding sequence ATGAATGTACTTAGAAAAATACTTTTTCCGTTTGCGATTTTGTACGGATGTGTCACTGCAGTGAGAAATTTTCTTTTCGACAAAGGAATTTTAAAATCGACTTCATTTGATATTCCGGTTATTGCGGTTGGAAATCTTAGTGTTGGCGGTACAGGCAAAACGCCACAAATAGAATATCTTATCCGATTGTTATCTCAGAAATATAAAGTTGCTACTTTAAGTAGGGGCTACAAAAGAAAATCAGAAGGTTATGTATTAGCGAGTGAAAGTTCTAATGCCGAAATTTTAGGCGATGAACCGTTTCAGTTTTATCAAAAGTTTCCAAATATTCAGGTGGCCGTTGATGCGAACAGAAGAAACGGAATTACACAATTGCTTTCGCAAAAAGAAAAACCCGAAGTGATTTTATTGGATGATGCCTACCAGCACCGAAAAGTGAAAGCCGGGTTTTATATTCTGTTAAGTTCATATGACGATTTGTATGCTGATGATTTTATGCTGCCAACCGGAAACTTGCGCGAGAGTAGAAGCGGAGCGGATCGTGCCAATATTGTAATTATAACAAAATGTCCAAAAGAACTGTCTGAGGAAAAGCAGGAAGAAATCAGGTCGAAATTAAAGTTAAGAAGCTCTCAGCAGCTGTATTTTACGTTTATTAACTATGATGATTTTATTTATAATGAAGAAGAGCAACTTGCTGTAAAAGATATTAAATCAGAATCAAAATTACTTTTAGCGGGAATCGCAAAACCTACACCGTTTTTTGATTACTTGAAAAATGAAAAAGATGACTGTTTGACTTTTCCTGATCATCATCATTTTTCTGATGTAGATGTGGCAAATATCCTGGGAAAAGGCAATCATAGAAAAATCATTACAACAGAAAAAGACTATGTTCGGCTGAAAGATTCCAAATTGATTTCACAATTGTACTATCTGCCGATAAAAAGTACCTTTATCAGTAACAGTAAAAATTTCGATGCAACTATTCTGGAGTTCGTACAAAAAAACTTAGTAATTTAG
- a CDS encoding winged helix-turn-helix domain-containing protein has translation MGIIDKLNKDFESRVRLGIMSILMVNEWVDFTEMKNLLNITDGNLASHSSALEKAEYIEVKKEFVGKKPKTSYQVTPRGRAAFKEHLSFLEKLMKS, from the coding sequence ATGGGAATTATTGATAAACTAAATAAAGATTTTGAAAGCCGTGTCAGATTGGGTATTATGTCCATTTTGATGGTCAACGAGTGGGTAGATTTTACTGAAATGAAAAATCTGCTGAATATTACGGACGGAAATCTGGCAAGTCATTCCTCTGCTCTTGAAAAAGCAGAATATATCGAAGTAAAAAAAGAGTTTGTAGGCAAGAAACCTAAAACATCTTACCAGGTAACTCCCAGAGGGCGTGCGGCTTTCAAGGAGCACCTTTCTTTTCTCGAAAAATTAATGAAATCGTAA
- a CDS encoding magnesium transporter CorA family protein produces the protein MKAFYKNNNGLIEIQEWTPNCWISIESPSETEKKYLLEELQIPEAFYNDIEDIDERPRMESEDGWTLFIMRVPIKSNDVKLPFQTIPLGLIFKDDVCVTISFYETEIVSDFLQYTRRKNIVIKDNFDLVMRLLLSSSVWYLKYLKQINQKIKLAEDNLEKSIKNEELQALLQIEKCLVFFITSLKGNDVLFHRIKNLKAQREHFDPDLLEDVDIELSQAQDTANIYSNILTGMMDAYASVISNNMNNIMKQMTSISIILMIPTLIASLYGMNVPNGLEESKYGIWILLLVSVILSSVGVFLFKRRRWF, from the coding sequence ATGAAAGCCTTTTACAAAAACAACAACGGACTAATCGAGATACAAGAATGGACTCCAAACTGCTGGATCAGTATTGAATCTCCTTCAGAAACAGAAAAAAAATACTTACTGGAAGAACTTCAGATTCCTGAAGCCTTTTATAACGATATTGAGGATATCGACGAAAGACCCCGTATGGAGTCTGAAGACGGCTGGACTTTGTTTATCATGAGGGTTCCTATAAAAAGTAACGATGTTAAACTTCCTTTTCAAACCATTCCTTTAGGTTTGATTTTTAAAGATGATGTTTGCGTTACGATTAGTTTTTATGAAACCGAGATAGTTTCCGATTTTCTTCAATATACAAGACGAAAAAATATAGTAATCAAAGACAATTTCGATTTAGTGATGAGGTTACTTCTATCGTCAAGTGTCTGGTATTTGAAATATTTAAAGCAGATCAATCAAAAGATAAAACTGGCCGAAGACAACCTGGAGAAATCGATCAAGAACGAAGAATTACAGGCGCTTTTGCAGATCGAAAAATGTCTGGTGTTTTTTATTACTTCTTTAAAAGGAAATGATGTTTTATTTCACAGAATCAAAAATCTAAAAGCTCAAAGAGAGCATTTTGATCCCGATTTGCTGGAAGATGTTGATATTGAATTAAGTCAGGCACAGGATACTGCGAACATTTACAGCAATATCTTGACGGGTATGATGGATGCCTATGCTTCGGTAATCTCCAATAACATGAATAATATTATGAAGCAAATGACTTCGATTTCTATTATTTTGATGATTCCTACTTTAATAGCGAGTTTGTATGGAATGAATGTGCCGAATGGTCTGGAAGAAAGCAAGTATGGGATTTGGATTCTTCTTTTAGTGTCTGTTATCTTATCATCAGTCGGAGTGTTTCTATTCAAAAGAAGAAGATGGTTCTGA
- a CDS encoding Nif3-like dinuclear metal center hexameric protein codes for MKIKEILAVLEEMAPLAYAEDFDNVGLLVGDTETESTGVLVCHDALEIVIEEAIAKNCNLVVCFHPILFSGIKKITGKNYVERAILKAIKNDIAIYAVHTALDNHSQGVNKIFCDALGLINTKVLIPKQSFIQKLVTYTTPDNSEKVRNAMFQAGAGTIGNYDNCSFNTEGFFTFQGNENSNPVIGERGKLHTGTEIKIEVVFEKHLQSKILKALFASHIYEEVAYEIYDLKNSHQNIGLGMIGEFETEMDEKDFLHSVKDKMIAEGIRHSAFLGKKIKKVAVLGGSGSFAIKNAIQAGADAFLTADLKYHQFYEAENRLLLADIGHFESERYTKNYIVDYLRKKILNFAIILSEENTNPVKYL; via the coding sequence ATGAAAATCAAAGAAATATTAGCTGTTCTTGAAGAAATGGCTCCTTTGGCTTATGCCGAAGATTTTGACAATGTCGGACTCTTAGTGGGTGATACCGAAACAGAAAGTACCGGAGTTTTGGTTTGCCATGATGCTTTAGAAATTGTAATTGAAGAAGCAATAGCCAAAAACTGTAATCTGGTAGTTTGCTTTCATCCTATTTTATTTTCGGGAATTAAAAAAATAACCGGTAAAAACTATGTGGAGCGTGCCATTTTAAAGGCTATCAAAAACGACATCGCTATTTATGCCGTTCATACGGCATTAGACAACCATTCACAGGGAGTTAATAAAATATTTTGTGATGCTTTAGGCCTAATCAACACTAAAGTTTTAATCCCTAAACAAAGTTTCATTCAAAAATTGGTTACCTACACCACCCCTGATAATTCAGAAAAAGTTCGCAATGCTATGTTTCAGGCCGGCGCGGGTACGATTGGAAATTATGACAACTGCAGCTTTAATACCGAGGGCTTTTTTACTTTTCAGGGAAATGAAAACAGCAATCCTGTAATTGGAGAGAGAGGAAAACTACACACGGGAACTGAAATCAAAATCGAAGTTGTATTTGAAAAGCACTTACAGTCTAAAATTTTAAAGGCTTTATTTGCCAGCCACATTTACGAAGAAGTAGCTTATGAAATTTATGATCTGAAAAATTCCCATCAAAATATTGGATTGGGAATGATTGGTGAATTTGAAACTGAAATGGATGAAAAAGACTTTTTACACTCCGTAAAAGACAAAATGATTGCAGAGGGAATTCGTCATTCTGCTTTTTTAGGAAAAAAAATAAAGAAAGTCGCTGTTTTAGGAGGCTCAGGCAGTTTTGCCATAAAAAATGCCATTCAGGCAGGAGCAGATGCTTTTTTAACTGCCGATTTGAAATACCATCAATTTTACGAAGCAGAAAACCGACTTCTTTTAGCCGATATTGGTCATTTTGAGAGCGAACGGTATACAAAAAACTATATTGTTGATTATCTTCGAAAAAAAATCCTTAATTTTGCCATCATTTTATCAGAAGAAAATACAAATCCAGTTAAGTACTTATAA
- a CDS encoding ATP-binding protein — translation MKHYLFIVVCLLNSFLYSQSKKSTDSISYYNKLTDTNLSNKKYEKAIYYTEKSIDFCEANNKLENLANQTFKLGKIYYHQKNYAEALKNFHKSVALFENTKPTCTKVLALHYIGLTNTTKSNYETAAIYYRKAEELLNQLKITDHAEILSYQKAIALKTAKNLPLAAETFRKITQRPDNTEILKTKTDSYYQLGLIETQLKRNDSAIVYFENALNYNAKINNLAQKSKIVLAISQYYRQNKKFDLAYSYLEEHYQLENYILKLKNTQTDHDEFEKFKKNESLKASIKKESEEKIQLKTYRYSKLVSILAIALISILSLLSLALYKNNIIRNQNNLLLREKNKELILAKNKAEKASKARAEFLSTVSHELRTPLNAINGITHLLLEDNPKKKQLKYLESLKFSGNYLTTFINEILEINKIDSTKVEIENISFNLKELLFNIQSSLKELATANKNYFNLEIDEAIPDNIIGDPTKLSQIILNLINNALKFTQNGHVNVIAKLYELEEDNTTIYFEIVDTGIGIPEDKLQTVFESFSQGSIEVNRKYGGTGLGLTIVKKLIELLGGEIKLKSEVGKGSTFTFKLNFKINKEQLKTIEEIKPYNDVQLNNKSILLIEDNKINQMITRKMLENKNISCEIIDNGEDAVELLKVKRFDMILMDVHLPGINGTTATKLIREFDKTTPIIALTAISLDENRDMLLSYGMNDVITKPFVPDEFYSIIARFF, via the coding sequence ATGAAACACTATCTTTTTATTGTTGTTTGTCTATTAAATTCGTTTTTGTACTCTCAATCTAAAAAGAGTACGGATAGCATTTCCTATTACAACAAACTAACGGACACCAATCTCAGCAATAAAAAATACGAAAAGGCAATTTATTACACCGAGAAATCAATTGATTTTTGCGAGGCAAACAATAAATTAGAAAACCTGGCCAATCAGACTTTTAAGCTTGGGAAAATTTATTACCATCAAAAAAATTACGCAGAAGCTCTAAAAAACTTTCATAAAAGCGTTGCTCTGTTTGAAAACACAAAACCAACCTGCACAAAAGTTTTGGCATTGCACTATATTGGCTTAACCAATACCACAAAAAGCAATTACGAAACTGCGGCAATCTACTACAGAAAAGCCGAAGAGCTTTTAAACCAGTTAAAGATTACGGATCATGCCGAAATCCTAAGCTATCAAAAAGCAATAGCTCTAAAAACTGCTAAAAACCTGCCTTTAGCAGCTGAAACTTTTCGCAAAATAACACAACGGCCGGACAATACTGAGATTCTAAAAACCAAAACCGATTCATATTATCAACTAGGCTTAATTGAAACACAACTGAAGCGAAATGATTCGGCTATCGTTTATTTTGAAAATGCTTTAAATTATAATGCCAAAATAAATAATCTGGCCCAAAAATCAAAAATCGTTCTGGCCATCAGTCAGTATTACAGACAAAACAAAAAATTTGATCTTGCTTACTCGTACCTGGAAGAACATTATCAGCTGGAGAATTACATCTTAAAGCTGAAAAATACTCAAACGGATCACGATGAATTCGAAAAATTCAAGAAGAACGAATCCTTAAAAGCCAGTATTAAAAAGGAAAGCGAAGAGAAAATCCAGTTAAAAACCTACCGATACTCTAAACTGGTAAGTATTCTGGCCATTGCCCTTATTTCGATCTTATCTCTTTTGAGTTTAGCATTGTACAAAAACAATATTATCCGAAATCAGAATAATTTACTGTTAAGAGAAAAAAACAAAGAACTCATTCTGGCCAAAAACAAAGCCGAAAAGGCATCTAAAGCCCGAGCTGAGTTTTTATCTACAGTAAGTCATGAACTGCGAACTCCTTTAAATGCCATTAACGGAATCACTCATTTATTACTGGAAGATAACCCGAAGAAAAAACAACTAAAATATTTAGAATCTTTGAAATTCTCAGGAAATTACCTGACTACTTTTATCAATGAGATTCTGGAAATTAATAAAATTGATTCGACAAAGGTCGAAATAGAAAACATAAGCTTTAACCTGAAAGAGCTTCTTTTTAACATTCAGAGTTCATTAAAGGAACTGGCTACCGCCAACAAAAACTACTTTAACCTTGAAATAGACGAGGCTATTCCGGATAATATAATTGGTGACCCTACAAAACTGTCCCAAATCATCCTGAATTTAATCAACAACGCTTTAAAATTTACTCAAAACGGACATGTCAATGTAATTGCAAAATTATATGAACTGGAAGAAGACAACACAACCATTTACTTCGAGATTGTAGACACCGGAATTGGCATCCCTGAAGATAAGCTTCAAACTGTTTTTGAAAGTTTTTCACAAGGATCGATAGAAGTAAACAGAAAATATGGCGGAACCGGCCTTGGACTTACGATTGTCAAAAAACTAATTGAGCTTTTGGGTGGAGAAATCAAACTAAAAAGCGAAGTTGGCAAAGGTTCAACTTTTACATTCAAACTAAATTTTAAGATCAATAAAGAACAATTGAAAACGATTGAAGAAATAAAACCATACAACGACGTACAGTTAAACAACAAATCAATTCTGTTGATCGAGGACAACAAAATCAATCAAATGATTACTCGAAAAATGCTTGAAAATAAAAACATCAGCTGCGAAATCATCGACAATGGTGAAGATGCGGTTGAGCTTTTAAAAGTAAAACGTTTTGATATGATCCTCATGGACGTACACTTACCGGGAATCAACGGAACAACGGCTACAAAACTTATCAGAGAGTTTGACAAAACCACTCCGATTATTGCACTTACGGCTATTTCACTAGACGAAAACAGAGACATGCTGTTGTCTTACGGAATGAACGATGTGATTACAAAACCATTTGTTCCGGACGAATTCTACAGTATTATAGCCCGGTTTTTTTAG
- a CDS encoding DUF4173 domain-containing protein → MKKHQVIPACSLIFILLFYHESMGVNLAIFGLLLIGLICYFFQDKFTDRSHLILVVTSVLSCLAFAWYGDFASFLALSMSVLFLHFRIQDPELKILQIFPLVFLNAFATLGRVFMFSQWLPERQIHNNFAKKLVAYVIIPLIFLVVFFTAYSFGSEHFSSLLTDYTLDLDIFEVLLIGVLGFYISFSFWNYWVPELCYEKNKLLDNEFDNVIDIKNQKTFSFLDLDFERKSGEITLVLLNFMLLVFIITYNYEQFFEAVETSKLSSATHERVNAVIFSIIMAVGVILFYFKGGFNFDKKAASLKKLAKVWIVLNGVLIVSTIIKNSEYVAFFGLTYKRLGVYAFLILAVIGLIFTFLKITRQKTNAYLFNEMIWCFYGTILLCSFVNWGDFITQYNISVQKGVEPKFLRSLNFNDDNRNAYFSTINYGDHENDFYAHNDVGYYQSKSFLSKALYYEFVEKK, encoded by the coding sequence ATGAAAAAACACCAAGTTATCCCAGCCTGCAGTTTGATATTTATTCTGCTTTTTTACCATGAATCAATGGGGGTGAACCTCGCCATTTTTGGACTATTGTTAATCGGCCTGATTTGTTATTTTTTTCAGGATAAGTTTACCGACCGATCTCATTTGATTTTGGTGGTTACATCCGTACTGTCGTGTCTTGCCTTTGCCTGGTACGGAGATTTTGCTTCATTTTTAGCACTTTCCATGTCTGTTTTGTTCTTGCATTTTAGAATACAGGATCCGGAACTGAAGATTCTTCAGATTTTCCCGCTTGTATTTTTAAACGCTTTCGCCACGTTAGGACGTGTTTTTATGTTCAGCCAATGGCTTCCGGAAAGACAAATTCACAACAATTTTGCGAAGAAATTAGTCGCATACGTTATTATTCCATTGATTTTCCTGGTGGTGTTTTTTACAGCCTATTCTTTTGGAAGTGAGCATTTCTCCTCCTTATTAACGGACTATACTTTAGATCTTGATATTTTCGAAGTACTTCTGATAGGGGTTTTAGGGTTTTACATTTCATTTAGTTTCTGGAATTATTGGGTTCCCGAACTGTGTTACGAGAAAAATAAACTTTTAGACAATGAGTTTGATAATGTGATTGATATAAAGAATCAGAAAACATTTTCGTTTTTAGATTTGGATTTTGAAAGAAAAAGTGGTGAGATTACATTAGTCTTATTGAATTTTATGCTCTTGGTTTTTATCATCACCTACAATTATGAGCAATTTTTCGAGGCTGTCGAGACTTCTAAACTTAGTTCAGCTACTCACGAAAGAGTAAATGCCGTAATCTTTTCGATAATTATGGCGGTTGGAGTGATTCTGTTTTATTTTAAAGGAGGATTTAATTTTGATAAAAAGGCAGCTAGTCTTAAAAAGTTGGCTAAAGTATGGATTGTTTTAAATGGTGTGCTGATAGTGAGTACCATTATTAAAAACTCAGAATATGTCGCATTCTTTGGCTTAACTTATAAAAGACTGGGGGTATATGCTTTTCTGATTTTAGCGGTAATTGGTTTGATTTTTACCTTTTTAAAAATCACCAGACAAAAAACGAACGCGTACCTTTTTAATGAAATGATCTGGTGTTTTTACGGAACGATACTTTTATGCAGTTTCGTAAATTGGGGAGATTTCATTACCCAATATAATATTTCAGTTCAAAAGGGCGTAGAGCCAAAATTCCTTCGAAGTTTAAATTTTAATGATGATAACCGTAATGCTTACTTCTCTACTATTAACTACGGGGATCATGAAAATGACTTTTACGCACATAATGATGTTGGGTATTATCAAAGCAAATCATTCTTGTCAAAAGCACTTTATTACGAATTTGTAGAGAAAAAGTAG
- a CDS encoding bifunctional 5,10-methylenetetrahydrofolate dehydrogenase/5,10-methenyltetrahydrofolate cyclohydrolase — translation MQLLDGKKTAEDIKNEIAAEVQSIKDAGGKVPHLAAVIVGTDGASLTYVGSKVRSCQQIGFDSTLVSLPETITETELLVKIKELNEDDNLDGFIVQLPLPKHISEQKILMAIDPDKDVDGFHPANFGKMALEMDSFIPATPFGIMQLLERYNIETAGKHTVVIGRSHIVGRPMSLLMSRKGNPGDSTVTLTHSRTQNIEEYTRSADIIITALGVPNYLKADMVKEGVVVIDVGITRVEDASHPKGYVITGDVDFDGVSKKSSFITPVPGGVGPMTIAMLLKNTLLARKMRSAKN, via the coding sequence ATGCAACTACTAGACGGTAAAAAAACAGCTGAAGACATTAAAAACGAAATTGCAGCCGAAGTTCAATCGATAAAAGATGCCGGAGGGAAAGTACCTCATTTGGCAGCAGTAATCGTTGGAACTGACGGAGCAAGTTTAACTTACGTAGGAAGTAAAGTGAGATCTTGCCAGCAAATAGGCTTTGATTCGACTTTGGTGAGTTTACCCGAAACAATTACAGAAACAGAACTACTGGTAAAAATTAAAGAACTGAATGAAGACGATAATCTGGATGGATTTATTGTTCAGTTACCTTTGCCAAAACACATCAGCGAACAAAAGATTCTAATGGCTATTGATCCCGACAAAGATGTTGACGGTTTTCATCCTGCTAATTTTGGAAAAATGGCTTTAGAGATGGACAGCTTTATTCCTGCAACACCATTTGGAATCATGCAGTTATTAGAGCGTTACAATATTGAAACTGCAGGAAAACATACCGTTGTTATTGGCAGAAGTCATATCGTGGGCCGACCAATGAGTCTTTTAATGAGCCGTAAAGGAAATCCGGGAGATTCTACAGTTACTTTAACACACAGCAGAACCCAAAATATTGAAGAGTATACCAGAAGTGCTGATATTATTATCACGGCATTAGGAGTGCCAAATTACTTAAAAGCCGACATGGTAAAAGAGGGAGTAGTAGTAATTGACGTTGGAATTACAAGAGTTGAAGATGCTTCGCATCCAAAAGGTTATGTGATTACAGGTGACGTTGATTTTGACGGAGTAAGTAAAAAATCATCATTTATTACGCCGGTTCCTGGTGGAGTGGGGCCAATGACCATTGCGATGTTATTGAAAAACACACTTTTGGCAAGAAAGATGCGAAGCGCTAAAAATTAA